In Antennarius striatus isolate MH-2024 chromosome 8, ASM4005453v1, whole genome shotgun sequence, a single window of DNA contains:
- the LOC137599999 gene encoding transmembrane channel-like protein 7, protein MEVDPVFYTDHSGRVPSNPLLDELPSYQSLLYRRKSSSGGTKRRNVSSSSGKWVMSTFSGLEEKHRNQTEQKPIRELAMPMAEKRRYNTQRLEEARELSSLVQLKKNTRRYLRKMKDEGQEWVSSMKLWRGDIHLIEGMFGTGILSYFSFLRFLVMLNFIIFLLMFSFVMLPIIVASHASSNITYHQNEGSACSEYRSSSRRGLVMFHEHIADLLSGGGFLEQTYLFYGYYQVDKIHFPKIAYNLPLAYLLVTIAYLLLSLIWIVKRSATGFKRNLVQDEDRFQSFCNKIFAGWDFCITNENASRLKRSSLLYELRTDLEEERIKQKIADRSRKEKCRIYLIRFILNLFVIGVLAGCFYSIYVATTFSQEAQMNYTKGNFILDLIYEYLPSIVITLANFITPILFSVIINFEDYSPAFEIRFTLMRCVFMRLTSIGVLLFSLWSQITHCEEEPCICGYNHLLYSCWETRVGQEMYKLTIFDFIIIVAVTIFVEFPRKLIVKHCDCGLAKWWGQQEFAIPQNVLEIVYGQTICWIGAFYCPLLPAICTIKYFFLFYIKKVSLINNCRPATRPFRASSSNFFFLGVLLIGMALACVPVTVSVAQINSSQACGPFVNYNTSWEVLPSTVSQLPHGVQTLIYALSSEAFAVSFFVITCLAMFYVIALAGAHKRVINQLREQLAMEGRDKHFLIQKLCQAQKVLAVKPTVSGFRPHSRSSRSSPSYHTSFSNSFNDSVLLTHSPPDSSTHV, encoded by the exons ATGGAGGTGGATCCAG TCTTCTACACTGATCACAGTGGACGAGTCCCCAGTAACCCGCTGTTGGACGAGCTCCCGAGCTACCAGTCCCTGCTGTATCGTAGGAAGTCCTCGAGTGGCGGCACCAAGAGAAGGAACGTGTCGTCCAGCAGTGGGAAATGGGTGATGAGCACCTTCAGCGGATTGGAGGAGAAACACAGGAATCAGACGGAACAGAAACCCATCCGAGAGCTAGCCATGCCCATGGCTGAGAAACGCAGATACAA CACTCAACGTTTGGAGGAGGCTCGAGAGCTCAGTAGTTTGGTCcagctgaagaaaaacacacgcAGGTatctgaggaagatgaaggatgAAGGGCAGGAGTGGGTCAGCTCCATGAAGCTCTGGAGGGGAGACATTCACCTGATAGAGG GCATGTTTGGCACAGGGATCCTGTCGTACTTTTCTTTCTTGCGATTCCTGGTCATGCTCAACTTCATCATCTTTCTACTCATGTTCAGCTTCGTCATGTTACCCATCATAGTTGCTTCCCACGCATCATCGAACATCACCTACCACCAGAACGAAG GAAGTGCGTGCAGCGAGTATCGGAGCAGCTCTCGTCGTGGTCTGGTCATGTTTCATGAGCATATTGCAGATCTGCTGTCTGGTGGA GGCTTTCTGGAACAGACTTATCTCTTCTATGGCTACTATCAGGTGGATAAAATCCACTTTCCAAAGATCGCCTACAACTTGCCGCTGGCCTatctgctggtcaccatagccTACTTGTTGCTCAGCCTAATCTGGATTGTTAAAAG GTCTGCCACAGGATTCAAACGCAATTTGGTTCAGGATGAGGATCGCTTTCAGAGCTTTTGCAACAAGATTTTTGCCGGCTGGGATTTCTGTATCACCAATGAGAACGCCTCGAGACTGAAGAGAAGCAGTTTACTCTATGAGCTCAGg ACCGATttagaggaggagaggatcaAGCAGAAAATTGCAGATCGCTCTCGTAAAGAGAAATGTCGGATTTATCTCATCCGCTTCATCCTCAACCTCTTTGTCATTGGTGTTCTGGCCGGTTGCTTTTACAGCATTTATGTTGCCACTACCTTCTCCCAGGAGGCACAGATGAATTACACAAAG GGGAATTTCATCTTGGATCTCATCTATGAATATCTACCCTCTATTGTAATCACCTTGGCCAACTTCATCACCCCCATCCTCTTCTCCGTCATAATCAATTTTGAGGACTACTCACCGGCATTTGAGATCCGCTTCACTCTGATGAG GTGTGTCTTCATGCGGTTGACCAGTATTGGCGTtctgctcttctctctctgGTCTCAGATCACTCACTGTGAAGAGGAGCCCTGCATCTGTGGCTACAACCATTTGCTTTACTCC TGTTGGGAGACCCGTGTGGGACAAGAGATGTACAAGCTCACTATTTTtgacttcatcatcatcgtcgcTGTCACTATCTTTGTAGAGTTTCCCAGAAA gttaATAGTGAAGCACTGTGACTGTGGCCTAGCTAAGTGGTGGGGTCAGCAGGAGTTCGCCATCCCTCAGAACGTCCTGGAGATTGTCTACGGTCAGACGATCTGCTGGATCGGGGCCTTCTACTGTCCACTGTTGCCTGCCATCTGCACTATCAaatatttctttctcttctatATTAAAAAG GTCTCACTGATAAATAACTGCCGCCCAGCCACACGGCCGTTCCGAGCCTCCAGCTCCAACTTCTTCTTCCTGGGCGTGCTGCTAATCGGGATGGCTTTAGCCTGTGTGCCCGTCACTGTTAGCGTAGCACA AATCAACTCCTCCCAGGCCTGCGGGCCTTTCGTCAATTACAACACCTCCTGGGAAGTGCTTCCATCTACAGTATCCCAGCTTCCCCATGGAGTCCAAACACTCATCTACGCTCTCTCATCAGAAGCCTTCGCCGTCTCTTTCTTTGTCATCACATG CTTGGCCATGTTTTATGTGATCGCTCTAGCTGGCGCTCACAAGAGGGTTATAAACCAACTGAGGGAACAGTTGGCCATG GAGGGTCGCGACAAGCATTTCCTCATACAGAAGCTGTGTCAGGCCCAAAAGGTTTTAGCTGTCAAACCTACAGTATCCGGCTTCCGACCccacagcaggagcagcaggagcagcccCAGCTACCACACCAGCTTCTCCAACAGTTTCAATGACAGTGTGCTCCTTACACACTCCCCTCCTGACTCCTCCACACATGTGTGA